A window from Aureibacillus halotolerans encodes these proteins:
- a CDS encoding glyoxalase, producing MYLGIDHVQIAIPSGQEESARHFYKVILGFNEIPKPLSLQGRGGFWLQVGHQELHVGAQSDFLPAKKAHPAFLVSSIAKIISILEANGIAPLHDAPIPGKNRVSAIDPFGNKLEWIEHLTEE from the coding sequence ATGTACCTTGGTATCGATCATGTACAAATTGCTATTCCTAGTGGCCAAGAGGAATCTGCGCGCCACTTCTATAAGGTCATTCTTGGCTTCAATGAAATCCCCAAGCCTTTGTCGTTGCAAGGCCGAGGCGGTTTTTGGCTGCAAGTCGGCCATCAAGAGCTTCATGTTGGTGCACAGTCCGATTTCTTGCCCGCGAAAAAAGCCCATCCCGCTTTTCTCGTTTCTTCCATCGCCAAAATCATCTCCATTTTAGAAGCCAATGGCATCGCCCCACTTCACGATGCACCAATTCCCGGCAAGAATCGTGTGTCCGCTATCGACCCCTTTGGCAATAAACTCGAATGGATTGAGCATCTCACCGAAGAATAA